One region of Populus trichocarpa isolate Nisqually-1 chromosome 4, P.trichocarpa_v4.1, whole genome shotgun sequence genomic DNA includes:
- the LOC7472616 gene encoding EID1-like F-box protein 2 produces MILTKQYRCIHSSSCQCTKGHLSEDVIFLVFQQLNWNPKFIATMSCVCKWFDDLAKRVLWKEFCRTRAPKMMLDLQSSGSHSVDGNWRALGKLLIYCSGCTKGGLFNNINIPGHFVYRTRFSRTSGKSFLLPQCRTDVLYVSDPCEHLDQGDEGDVGFFRGIFKSFSMSKVRKMLIKRKAQLHPTEVCPYCKAKLWSMQQAEMIPQSASCRLGAYDDCIEYYVCLNGHMLGICTLLPLSDSEEASELE; encoded by the coding sequence ATGATTTTAACAAAGCAATATCGTTGTATACACTCCTCGAGTTGTCAATGCACAAAAGGGCACCTAAGTGAAGAcgtgatttttttagtatttcaaCAGCTGAACTGGAACCCTAAGTTCATTGCTACTATGTCCTGTGTGTGCAAATGGTTTGATGATCTTGCCAAGCGAGTGTTATGGAAGGAGTTTTGCCGAACAAGGGCTCCAAAGATGATGCTTGATCTGCAATCTAGTGGAAGTCACAGTGTTGATGGGAATTGGAGGGCACTTGGGAAACTGCTTATTTACTGTTCAGGATGTACAAAGGGTGGCCTGTTCAATAACATTAACATCCCTGGTCATTTTGTTTATAGGACTCGGTTTTCTAGGACTTCAGGGAAGAGCTTTCTTTTGCCACAATGCAGGACAGATGTATTATACGTGTCTGATCCCTGTGAACATCTTGACCAGGGGGATGAAGGGGATGTGGGGTTTTTTCGAGGAATTTTCAAGTCATTTTCCATGTCAAAGGTTCGGAAAATGCTAATTAAAAGGAAGGCCCAGCTTCACCCAACAGAGGTGTGTCCTTACTGTAAGGCGAAGTTGTGGAGTATGCAGCAAGCTGAAATGATACCACAGAGTGCCAGCTGCAGACTGGGTGCCTATGATGACTGCATTGAGTATTATGTGTGCCTCAATGGACACATGCTTGGAATATGCACTCTCCTACCTTTGTCTGATTCAGAAGAGGCCTCTGAGTTGGAATAA